From Magnolia sinica isolate HGM2019 chromosome 13, MsV1, whole genome shotgun sequence, one genomic window encodes:
- the LOC131222550 gene encoding remorin 4.1-like, whose protein sequence is MLHDHVAGHGEGTNDDDDVRDIHAVTPPPPPRPPPPPPPMSVLSRRREAWETSSHLSSNLSTTAGFSIGDSTAMSREFGAMVLAGPVTENGSDESNLARIGEEPEEMNPLAIVPDTPQVDHIPSTGHLSGPSTNNSMEEVSMHSVKKEEIESKIMAWQTAKISKVNNKFRREDSIINGWESEEVQKASSWMKKVERKLDEKRAKAQEKMQNKVAKAHQKAEEKRASAESKRGMQVAKILELANVMRVVGRDPSKRSFF, encoded by the exons ATGTTGCATGATCATGTGGCTGGTCATGGAGAAGGaacaaatgatgatgatgatgttaggGACATCCACGCCGTGACCCCGCCACCACCACCCCGGCCTCCGCCGCCTCCGCCACCGATGTCCGTTCTATCCAGGAGAAGAGAGGCCTGGGAGACTAGTAGCCACTTATCATCAAATCTGTCTACAACCGCTGGATTTTCGATTGGGGATTCCACTGCGATGAGTAGAGAATTTGGTGCAATGGTACTAGCTGGGCCGGTGACAGAGAACGGTAGCGATGAGTCCAATCTGGCGAGGATCGGGGAGGAGCCGGAGGAAATGAATCCGCTCGCGATCGTCCCGGACAccccacaagtggaccacatcccATCAACGGGCCATCTGAGTGGGCCATCGACGAACAACAGCATGGAGGAGGTGTCGATGCATAGTGTGAAGAAGGAGGAGATTGAATCGAAGATCATGGCTTGGCAGACGGCTAAGATCTCTAAGGTGAACAATAAGTTCAgaagggaggattccatcatcaacGGTTGGGAGAGCGAAGAGGTCCAGAAAGCGTCTAGTTGGATGAAGAAAGTTGAG AGGAAGCTGGATGAAAAGAGAGCCAAAGCCCAAGAGAAAATGCAAAATAAGGTGGCGAAAGCTCACCAGAAGGCTGAGGAGAAGAGGGCATCTGCGGAGTCTAAGAGAGGAATGCAAGTGGCTAAGATCCTTGAACTAGCAAATGTGATGAGGGTTGTGGGCAGAGATCCATCCAAACGCTCCTTCTTCTAA